A region of Allocoleopsis franciscana PCC 7113 DNA encodes the following proteins:
- a CDS encoding TIR domain-containing protein, translating to MGNLFDAFISYGRADSKAFATKLHAHLLEQGLNVWFDQNDIPLGVDFQNQIDDGIEKAHNFLFLIAPHSINSPYCGKEIELALKRNKRIIPLLHVEQITQETWQQRFPTGTVEDWEAYRQKGLHSSFPNMHPAIGKINWVYFREGVDDFETSFTGLMSLLSRHRDYVEAHTQFLAKALEWERNQKQTSYLLIGEERQQAEAWLKIRFRDEQPPCTPTNLHCEYITESIKNAHNLMTQVFLSYADEDRATMEKIRNSLRRESITVWTNKTDIQTGEAFEEAIKRGIEQADNLVFLLSPESVNSTYCQQELDLALSLSKRIIPILVRETDLNQVPSALRSLQYIDLTDNVQEDDYLLDESQLLKIFHQDAAYYNEHKILLAKALKWKRQHENPSILLRGYNLRSAETWLKVAKKRTQQPPTLLQEEFIEESLRQLPLESLDVFVSYSRADSDFARKLNDSLQIQGKTTWFDQESIASGSDFQQEIYRGIKACNNFLFILSPRSVNSPYCADEVEYAAGLNKRFVTVLHQEINSCDLHPELAKVQWIDFNHNERDFNANFNQLVRTLDTDRVHVYSHTKWLQRSLEWKQKDKSTDLLLRGSEFLIAQNWLQETEQQQKKPVATVLQKEFIEASKNAIVAAEKEETRRQSEMLRLQEERTKEAEARLALQKKSAKRQKYFLVAVTTALMAAVGFSVVAVNATRKAQAAQAKLINALTYSIESRLNNYQDFDALIESIRTGRQLQTLEAQDKRKIQQRVKDVWQKAFYRIKEIHRFVGHDGAVLSLSFSPDGKTIVSGGGDGTIKLWERSGRLLFSIKRHEREISSIRFSPDGQSIASASADGTIKLWNLKGQPLHTLEGHEGMVTSVSFSPDGQTLASAGEDGTIRLWNQEGKQIKTWQGHTGRVNTVAFSPDGQRIASGGSDKDNTNNTVRLWDGNGKLLQTFTGHQIVVREVNFSPDGQTIISASEDHSARLWSITGEELQQFVHSEGVIGANFSPDGQTILTSSFDKTIKLWNLAGQEIRTIRGHQDWVNEATYSPDGQTIASASSDGTVRLWDSTSSILHQFSNHTDSVYSVHYSPDGKLLASAGNDGKINLYDSKGEFIRGFPAHTEPIGSVQFSPDGKTLASASGDNTIKLWDLSGQPINTLDEHEKPITAVRFSPDGQTIASASEDNTVKLWNRQGQLLRTFEGHKGAITNLSFSPDGQTLASASADQTVKLWSLTGQILHTLQGHQNIVRNVIFSPDGQTIVSTGGDRTIRFWTRTGQLLKIARGHTASVNSLSFSRDGKLLVSAGEDNTLRVWTASGEPLQILDGHTNWVNDISFSPEGTTVASASDDQTIIIWNLRSSKVGNQLAGGLSLDQLLTKSCAWVSNYLQHNPTLDKSDRVLCDGIDH from the coding sequence ATGGGAAATTTATTTGATGCCTTCATCTCCTATGGGAGAGCAGATAGTAAAGCATTTGCTACAAAACTTCATGCTCACTTACTGGAACAAGGTTTAAACGTCTGGTTTGATCAAAATGATATTCCGCTTGGGGTAGATTTTCAAAACCAAATTGATGACGGCATTGAGAAGGCGCATAACTTCCTATTTCTCATTGCACCCCATTCCATTAATTCGCCCTATTGTGGTAAAGAAATTGAGCTGGCGCTGAAGCGAAATAAGCGAATTATTCCGCTTTTGCACGTTGAGCAAATTACACAGGAAACTTGGCAGCAGAGATTTCCGACAGGAACAGTTGAGGATTGGGAAGCGTATAGACAGAAAGGGTTACATTCGAGTTTTCCCAATATGCACCCTGCGATCGGCAAGATTAACTGGGTGTATTTTCGAGAGGGAGTCGATGATTTTGAGACTTCGTTTACAGGCTTGATGAGCCTGTTGAGTAGACATCGGGATTATGTCGAGGCACATACCCAATTTTTAGCCAAAGCCTTAGAGTGGGAGCGCAATCAAAAACAAACCAGCTATCTATTAATTGGAGAAGAACGACAACAAGCAGAAGCTTGGCTCAAGATACGCTTTAGAGACGAGCAACCTCCTTGTACTCCTACCAATTTGCATTGTGAATACATCACCGAAAGTATCAAAAATGCCCATAACTTGATGACTCAGGTGTTTCTCTCATACGCCGATGAGGATAGGGCGACGATGGAGAAGATTCGCAATAGCTTGAGACGAGAAAGCATTACCGTTTGGACGAATAAGACGGATATTCAAACGGGGGAAGCGTTTGAGGAGGCGATTAAGCGAGGAATTGAGCAAGCGGATAATTTGGTCTTTTTGCTTTCGCCTGAATCGGTCAACTCTACCTATTGTCAGCAAGAATTGGATTTGGCATTGTCGCTCTCCAAGCGGATTATACCGATATTGGTGCGGGAGACTGACCTCAATCAGGTACCTAGTGCATTGCGTTCTTTGCAGTATATCGACCTCACGGACAATGTGCAGGAAGATGATTACCTGCTTGATGAAAGCCAACTGTTGAAGATTTTTCATCAGGATGCGGCTTACTACAACGAGCATAAAATTCTGCTGGCTAAAGCGCTGAAATGGAAGCGGCAGCACGAAAATCCTAGCATTCTGCTGCGAGGGTATAACTTGCGGAGTGCTGAAACTTGGTTGAAGGTAGCAAAGAAAAGGACACAGCAACCACCGACGTTACTACAGGAAGAATTTATTGAGGAAAGTCTGCGGCAACTGCCATTAGAGTCACTGGATGTGTTTGTTTCCTATTCCCGTGCGGACTCGGACTTTGCTCGAAAGCTGAATGATAGCTTACAGATTCAGGGTAAGACGACTTGGTTTGACCAGGAAAGTATTGCCTCAGGGAGTGACTTCCAGCAAGAGATTTATCGGGGGATTAAAGCCTGTAACAACTTTTTGTTTATTCTCTCACCGCGTTCTGTAAATTCCCCTTACTGTGCGGATGAAGTGGAGTATGCAGCGGGGTTGAATAAACGCTTTGTAACGGTGCTGCATCAGGAGATCAATTCCTGCGACTTGCATCCGGAGTTAGCGAAGGTGCAGTGGATTGATTTTAATCACAATGAGCGGGATTTTAATGCCAATTTCAATCAGTTGGTGAGAACGCTGGATACAGATCGGGTACACGTCTACAGTCATACGAAATGGTTACAGCGATCGCTGGAGTGGAAACAGAAGGATAAAAGCACTGATTTGCTGTTGCGGGGCAGTGAATTTTTGATTGCACAGAACTGGTTACAGGAAACGGAACAACAACAGAAAAAGCCTGTTGCGACTGTGTTGCAGAAGGAGTTTATTGAGGCTAGTAAAAACGCAATTGTTGCAGCAGAGAAAGAAGAAACACGCCGCCAATCTGAAATGCTGCGTTTACAGGAGGAACGCACAAAGGAAGCTGAAGCACGACTGGCTCTACAGAAAAAAAGTGCCAAACGACAAAAGTACTTTCTTGTCGCTGTCACTACGGCATTGATGGCGGCTGTGGGCTTTAGTGTGGTGGCTGTCAATGCGACGAGAAAGGCTCAAGCAGCTCAAGCAAAGCTGATCAACGCTCTTACCTATTCCATAGAATCACGGCTGAATAACTATCAGGATTTTGATGCCCTGATTGAAAGTATCCGGACAGGACGACAACTTCAAACCCTAGAGGCTCAGGATAAACGCAAAATCCAGCAACGAGTAAAGGATGTATGGCAAAAAGCGTTTTACCGGATTAAGGAAATCCATCGCTTTGTCGGACACGACGGAGCAGTACTCAGCCTCAGTTTTAGCCCAGATGGGAAAACCATTGTCTCCGGCGGAGGGGATGGCACGATCAAACTATGGGAGCGATCGGGACGATTACTGTTCAGCATTAAGAGGCATGAACGTGAGATCAGCAGTATCCGCTTCAGCCCAGATGGTCAGTCAATTGCTTCTGCTAGCGCTGATGGGACAATTAAGCTCTGGAACCTGAAGGGACAACCTCTGCATACCCTGGAAGGGCATGAGGGGATGGTGACGAGTGTCAGTTTTAGCCCAGATGGCCAGACGCTTGCTTCTGCGGGTGAAGATGGCACCATCCGCCTCTGGAATCAGGAGGGAAAACAGATCAAGACTTGGCAGGGGCATACTGGCAGGGTGAACACGGTTGCCTTTAGCCCGGATGGGCAACGCATTGCATCTGGAGGTTCAGATAAAGATAACACTAATAACACAGTCCGTCTCTGGGATGGGAACGGAAAATTACTACAAACATTCACAGGACACCAGATTGTTGTCCGGGAGGTTAATTTTAGCCCCGATGGACAAACCATTATTTCTGCCAGCGAAGACCACAGTGCACGGTTATGGAGCATTACAGGGGAAGAACTCCAGCAATTTGTCCATTCCGAGGGTGTGATTGGCGCTAATTTTAGTCCCGACGGTCAGACTATCCTCACCTCTAGTTTCGATAAGACGATTAAACTATGGAATCTTGCCGGTCAAGAAATCCGGACTATTCGAGGACATCAGGATTGGGTGAATGAAGCCACCTATAGCCCTGATGGTCAGACCATTGCCTCTGCCAGTAGTGATGGGACAGTCCGGTTATGGGACTCAACGAGTTCTATACTGCACCAGTTCTCAAATCATACTGATTCGGTTTACAGCGTCCACTACAGCCCAGATGGGAAGTTGCTTGCCTCTGCTGGCAATGATGGGAAGATCAATCTTTACGACTCCAAGGGTGAGTTCATTCGTGGCTTTCCGGCACATACTGAGCCCATTGGTAGTGTGCAGTTTAGCCCCGATGGAAAAACCCTTGCTTCCGCTAGCGGAGATAACACCATTAAGTTGTGGGATTTGTCGGGACAGCCAATCAATACCTTAGACGAGCACGAGAAACCGATTACTGCGGTGCGTTTTAGCCCCGATGGACAAACCATCGCCTCAGCGAGTGAAGATAACACTGTTAAACTCTGGAATCGGCAAGGGCAATTATTACGTACCTTTGAGGGACACAAAGGGGCAATCACTAATCTCAGCTTCAGCCCCGATGGACAAACCCTTGCCTCAGCAAGTGCAGATCAAACCGTTAAACTCTGGAGCCTTACAGGGCAAATACTCCATACCCTGCAAGGGCATCAGAACATAGTGAGGAACGTGATTTTCAGCCCGGATGGTCAAACTATTGTCTCAACTGGTGGCGATCGCACAATCCGCTTTTGGACCCGGACAGGACAATTACTGAAGATTGCCAGAGGTCACACCGCTTCGGTTAACAGTCTGAGTTTTAGCCGAGATGGAAAACTCCTCGTCTCTGCGGGTGAAGATAACACACTCAGAGTCTGGACTGCATCGGGTGAACCCCTTCAGATACTGGATGGACATACTAATTGGGTCAATGACATCAGCTTTAGCCCAGAGGGTACAACCGTCGCCTCTGCCAGTGACGATCAAACTATCATCATCTGGAATTTGAGGTCTAGTAAGGTTGGCAATCAGTTGGCTGGGGGCTTGTCATTGGATCAACTACTGACAAAAAGTTGTGCTTGGGTAAGCAATTACTTACAGCACAATCCAACCTTAGACAAGAGCGATCGCGTTCTATGTGATGGAATTGATCACTAA
- a CDS encoding YebC/PmpR family DNA-binding transcriptional regulator, which yields MAGHSKWANIKRQKARVDAVKGKTFAKLSREIIVAARMGVPDPEGNFRLRTAIDKAKAAGIPNDNIDRAIAKGSGQLGNDNDNLEEIRYEGYGPSGVAILIEALTDNRNRTAADLRAAFTKNGGNLGETGCVSWMFEQKGVVILAGAVAEEQLLEASLEGGAQTYELSEEEEDTPVAEVFTEVSNLETLNQTLKEQGLPVREAELRWIPSNTIEVTEPDLARSLLKLMDALEDLDDVQSVTANFEMAEELMSLTMV from the coding sequence AGTAAATGGGCGAATATTAAGCGTCAGAAAGCGAGAGTGGATGCCGTAAAGGGGAAAACCTTTGCTAAGCTCTCACGGGAGATTATAGTTGCGGCTCGCATGGGTGTCCCCGATCCGGAAGGTAATTTCCGACTGCGTACCGCGATTGATAAAGCAAAAGCGGCGGGAATCCCCAATGACAATATTGATCGGGCGATCGCTAAGGGTTCTGGACAACTGGGCAACGATAACGACAATCTTGAAGAAATTCGCTACGAAGGTTATGGCCCTAGTGGTGTCGCCATTTTAATTGAAGCGCTGACCGATAATCGCAATCGCACGGCGGCTGATTTGCGGGCGGCTTTCACGAAAAATGGGGGTAATCTCGGTGAGACGGGTTGTGTCTCCTGGATGTTTGAACAAAAAGGCGTGGTTATTCTGGCGGGTGCTGTGGCGGAAGAGCAGTTGTTGGAAGCATCTTTGGAAGGGGGAGCACAGACTTATGAGCTATCGGAGGAAGAGGAGGACACCCCGGTAGCGGAGGTGTTTACTGAAGTCAGCAATCTGGAAACTTTGAATCAAACGTTGAAGGAACAAGGCTTGCCGGTGCGTGAGGCAGAGTTGCGTTGGATTCCGAGCAATACGATAGAAGTAACTGAGCCAGATTTAGCGCGATCGCTCCTCAAGTTGATGGATGCTTTGGAAGACTTGGACGATGTGCAAAGTGTGACTGCAAACTTCGAGATGGCAGAGGAGTTGATGTCGCTGACGATGGTGTAG